One genomic segment of Spartobacteria bacterium includes these proteins:
- a CDS encoding ATP-dependent 6-phosphofructokinase: protein MSKEKSTSSPRIISVDTIGDCAFESPLMRKKQRFYAGEGVARFNRVKDLGQYNSIQDIEYYELAGAREKIYFNPAETTVGIVTCGGLCPGLNDVIRAITFCAMEEYGVKRVLGFKYGYEGLVAKFYHQPMELNTDNTDDIHEKGGTMLMSSRGFQEPSEIAETLIHYKVDILFTIGGDGTLRGASDIYQEVKKRGLNISVIGIPKTIDNDIALVERSFGFQTAVEVAWHNINAAHAEAKAYRNGIGLVKLMGRHSGWIAASAALSNSNVNVCLIPEVPFDLRGPNGLLYHLERRLNKKSHAVIVVAEGAGQELMASKSADTDKSGNKRLSDIGTFLRDEIIDHFKGTNKEVNLKYFDPSYSIRSRPANATDSEYCLRLGNSAVHAGMAGKTNMLVGMHNSRLVHLPISMLGARKMVDSNGWLWQTVLQSTHQPEDMCNPGSESKHHKLSKDDKNISLE, encoded by the coding sequence ATGTCAAAAGAAAAAAGCACGTCCAGTCCCCGCATCATCTCTGTGGATACCATCGGGGACTGTGCCTTTGAATCCCCGCTCATGCGTAAAAAACAGCGTTTTTATGCAGGCGAGGGCGTTGCCCGATTTAATCGAGTCAAAGATCTGGGCCAATACAACAGCATTCAAGATATTGAATACTACGAACTGGCGGGAGCTCGCGAAAAAATCTATTTCAATCCCGCTGAAACGACCGTCGGCATTGTCACCTGCGGCGGCCTTTGCCCCGGTTTGAACGATGTGATCCGCGCCATCACTTTTTGCGCCATGGAGGAATACGGCGTCAAACGGGTTCTTGGTTTCAAATATGGTTATGAAGGCCTGGTGGCCAAATTCTATCATCAGCCCATGGAACTGAACACCGACAACACCGATGATATTCACGAAAAAGGCGGCACCATGCTCATGTCGTCCCGTGGATTCCAGGAACCCTCGGAAATCGCCGAAACACTCATTCATTACAAAGTGGACATTCTTTTCACCATTGGCGGAGACGGCACACTGCGCGGTGCCAGCGACATTTATCAGGAAGTAAAAAAACGCGGACTCAATATTTCCGTCATCGGTATTCCCAAAACCATTGACAACGACATTGCACTGGTCGAACGATCCTTTGGATTCCAGACGGCAGTGGAAGTAGCCTGGCACAATATCAACGCCGCCCATGCCGAAGCCAAGGCCTATCGCAACGGCATCGGCCTGGTCAAACTCATGGGGCGCCATTCCGGCTGGATTGCTGCATCTGCCGCCCTGTCGAACAGCAATGTGAACGTCTGCCTGATTCCGGAAGTCCCCTTTGATCTTCGCGGCCCCAATGGACTGCTCTATCATCTGGAACGGCGACTGAATAAAAAGTCCCATGCGGTGATTGTCGTTGCAGAAGGAGCGGGACAGGAACTGATGGCCAGCAAATCGGCTGACACAGATAAATCAGGCAATAAGCGCCTATCGGATATCGGCACCTTTTTAAGAGATGAGATCATTGATCATTTTAAAGGCACGAACAAAGAAGTGAATCTAAAATATTTCGATCCCAGTTATTCCATTCGCAGCCGACCCGCCAATGCCACAGATTCAGAATACTGCCTGCGTCTGGGCAACAGCGCGGTACATGCAGGCATGGCCGGCAAAACCAACATGCTCGTCGGAATGCACAATTCCCGTCTGGTTCACCTGCCCATATCCATGCTGGGCGCGCGCAAAATGGTGGATTCCAACGGATGGTTATGGCAGACGGTATTGCAGTCCACGCATCAGCCCGAAGACATGTGCAATCCCGGCAGCGAAAGCAAGCATCACAAATTATCCAAAGATGACAAAAACATCTCACTTGAGTAA